The following are encoded in a window of Panicum virgatum strain AP13 chromosome 5N, P.virgatum_v5, whole genome shotgun sequence genomic DNA:
- the LOC120672285 gene encoding uncharacterized protein LOC120672285 encodes MEGHHVGRIWSRMVSLWQLPYWKILTLKHNLVVMHIEKNICEALIGTILNIVGKTKDTAKARLDLKDLGIKEELQFREDGEMPRARYTLSTKQKEAFCKFLQELKFPDGFAFNISRCVNADGTKVQGLKTHDCHILLQRILPAAMRGFLDKDIYGAIAELGKFFKELCSRTLDKDVLAEMKKEIPIILVKLEKNFPPAFFDVMVHLAVHLPDEALLRGPVQYGWMYPIERRLYTLKRYVRNRARPEGSIAEAYIADECLTFCSKYMDGVETRFNREPRNNGFSNEEAYDVDVFGHGVHFTSASELQYDENGFDQMV; translated from the exons ATGGAAGGGCATCATGTGGGGCGAATTTGGAGTCGGATGGTTAGTTTATGGCAGTTACCATATTGGAAAATTTTGACCCTGAAACATAATCTTGTTGTCATGCATATTGAGAAAAACATATGTGAGGCCCTCATTGGGACAATTTTGAACATAGTGGGGAAGACAAAGGATACAGCTAAAGCTAGGCTTGATCTGAAAGATTTGGGAATTAAAGAGGAGCTGCAATTTAGAGAGGATGGTGAGATGCCTCGTGCTCGTTATACCTTGTCCACAAAACAAAAGGAGGCCTTTTGTAAATTTTTACAGGAGTTGAAGTTTCCTGATGGCTTTGCTTTCAACATCTCAAGATGTGTCAATGCTGATGGAACCAAGGTACAAGGGCTAAAAACACATGATTGTCACATTCTTTTGCAAAGAATCTTACCAGCTGCCATGAGAGGATTTTTGGACAAGGACATTTATGGAGCAATAGCGGAGTTAGGGAAGTTTTTCAAGGAATTGTGCAGCAGAACACTTGACAAGGATGTATTGGCTGAAATGAAGAAAGAGATCCCTATTATTTTGGTGAAGCTTGAGAAAAATTTTCCCCCTGCTTTCTTTGATGTCATGGTGCACCTTGCTGTCCATTTACCTGATGAAGCATTACTTCGAGGTCCTGTGCAATATGGTTGGATGTACCCAATTGAAAGGCGGTTGTACACTTTGAAACGCTATGTGAGGAATAGGGCACGGCCAGAAGGCTCAATTGCCGAGGCATATATTGCTGATGAATGCTTGACATTTTGCTCTAAATACATGGATGGTGTTGAAACAAGATTTAATCGGGAACCGAGGAATAATGGTTTTTCTAATGAAGAGGCATATGATGTTGACGTTTTTGGGCATGGAGTTCATTTTACTTCCGCATCTGAACTCCAATATGATGAAAATGGTTTTGATCAAATGGTGTG A
- the LOC120675909 gene encoding bZIP transcription factor 44-like, producing MASPSMVSAVTTSPSAGSEPEAPCCDPQLAAVTAERKRKRKESNRLSAQRSRARKQQQLDNLTKQVTALRARNGAMAAAAYDVERRCAAVQAENALLQAMNLELGERLQSLAGLIRSMEDATMYHQPQLLDANMYNYYY from the coding sequence ATGGCATCTCCCAGCATGGTGTCCGCAGTGACCACGTCGCCGTCGGCCGGGTCCGAGCCCGAGGCGCCCTGCTGCGACCCGCAGCTGGCCGCGGTGACCGCGGAGAGGAAGCGCAAGCGCAAGGAGTCCAACCGGCTCTCCGCGCAGCGGTCGCGCGCGCGCAAACAGCAGCAGCTGGACAACCTGACGAAGCAGGTGACCGCGCTGCGCGCCCGGAacggcgccatggccgcggccgcCTACGACGTCGAGCGCCGGTGCGCCGCCGTGCAGGCCGAGAACGCGCTGCTGCAGGCCATGAACCTGGAGCTCGGCGAGCGCCTCCAGTCCCTGGCCGGGCTCATCCGGAGCATGGAGGACGCCACCATGTACCACCAGCCGCAGCTGCTCGACGCCAACATGTACAACTACTACTACTAG